The Gouania willdenowi chromosome 22, fGouWil2.1, whole genome shotgun sequence nucleotide sequence ggAACGGGCCCGTGGAACGCctcgttcccgagaattcagtaaAATGGCTGAGCTCTACTGAGTAAAAAAATGtggcccccgtggcacatacagtACGAAGTGATGGGcctcattcatatattggtatgtttacatgggagctttaattcgaTAAAATGGTTTGCTTTTCTCCCATAGACAGCTCTCTGGTTTTCATGTTTGCCTAACAGCAAATGTAGTTTTAGGTCAGGGTTAGGGTATGATGTCTTTGGTTGATCAAGGAAAGAAGTAGATGAATCTGATCTGCTGTATATATTGTCAGAAAGGCAGATATCAATACTTTTATCGTGTATCACTACTCTCCGCTTTGTCTGGAGAATAAATCCcagtaagaatgaagaaaaaacatttctatgcatctgtcttcAGCAGTGttcctcaaatgggggtacgcgttGGCACTACAGTGAGAGAGAGGGGGgaaaatttacaattaaaagcattacaaatatgaaaacaaaaacacacaagtaagataaaaatatactgaataataaaaagaaggcAGTGACTaaccgtacggttgccgtatcaatatacccacattctatccgtacgcagcgcccctcattggccagtttaggtcatgtgactaagattAAATTTAAgtgtaaacctaaccctaaaacgtgttgcgatatagggttataacctaactctaaccctaagatgctatgtacgtgtacttcagtaaacgtaccaatagcaccgggggttgtccgtacggcaaccgtactaATAAATACTTtctaaaaagaacagacaaaagacaacaaaatacacaaaatgacaccaaaacacacacacaaagcagcaacagacacactaaatgagagaaaaaatacacaagatcactacaaaaataacagacaaacatacaaaacgacataagaaacaaccaaacgacaccaaaaacacacgcactgagaaaataatataaataataccaacaacacacaaaaattacaacaaaaaatatagtgaataataaaaagaacaacacaatgacacaaaaaacccacacaatgatgagggaaatgatcttgattacaatatgaactgaaaatactcaggtcagtcttggtcaggagggagatgaccgtaaatgatcaaaactgtagaaaaataatctatttaggaggcactaaatactgtttctttccagttatttacacaatgagattctttaaaatgtgtgttttcactcattcattccattattatgatctatagttgttttttcacagaattctcaGCAAAATGTAGTGGTCGGACATAAAGGGGGTACTAGCATTCAGAAGTAAGAGAAagaggtacttgagccaaagatgtttgagaaccattggtctacaggactccacatcccacaatgcaccaatACATGAAAACTCACACAACTGTTTTCACATGACCCCAGGGAGTTAGACTGCCCTGTGATATATGTCTATGCACGGAGGAGACTAACTAGAATAAATGACAGGGAGAAATGGTACTACTGTCATCTGTCGTCAGAGCTGTTCAATGAAAAGATCTGGGAAGAAGGTGTCACAGAAGGAAAAGGAAATGCATGtcgaaaaataaaaggaatcaTTAATAAAcgtgtggaaatataaagagaatcaataatggaaaaatatacaaatgtagtcATAATCTTTTtcccttttgtttttgttttttctgtttgcgttttgactttgcttttacttcatgactcaagctgtcggtaaaagcaatgtcaaatcAATGCAAGGGCTGTCAGGCTGACTAGTCgatacctgatcacatgattccTGCTTGCAGCTGGAAAAGACATGGAAAAAGCGCGGAAAAGACGacgacaaaacagaaaaaacaaactacatttgtatatttttccattattgattctctttatatttccacatttttattaatgATTCCTTTTATGTTTCTacatgcatttccttttttttttggcactcctgtgattccataaGGGCCGGCCTTCCCAACAGGTAACACAGGCGGCCGCCTTGGGCGCAATTTACTGAAGGGGCGCCAAATTGCACCCAcccaaaataataacaataataataatttaaaaaggtataataaacatGAATCACACCCTGTACAATCattgtacatgttttctttttattagatATTAATATTAGAAATCTGCAACTATACCTActgatcttctgcccatatttatgcatatttgtatttattttatttcaattcttgttctattctatataattctattgtgtaGGGCACCAAATGACCTAAAGCTGGCCCTGCCAGCGGCTTTATGTATGTTTCACTTTAGACACGTATATATAAGTATTGGACTGTCAAATgtcataatattataataagtGCCTCAGTTTAATACttgattgaaaataaaataataaaaaatggaaCATTGGATAAATTACGCTGGAAAAGTCAAAGTAGAAATTTGAAAGATCTTTAtggaattgtgttttttcagaaCCGTTAACCACATCTCTGCTTTCAAATATATTTAGtactaaaaaaagaaagtttcgAACAACATTTCTGCAGTCATATGTCGTTGCTTTGAGCCCTTTGCTgtaaacaggtcacagatttggAGGGTGTTATAATAAACCCACCTTTACAATGACATTTATGATTATTTCATGCTCCCAACTTTGTTTGATGAAGGCCTTTCAGGTAAAACTGAAGAGCTGATCGTATCTGTTGTTAGACTAAAAATGTTTCCCTCATTGAGATTGTTTCACAAACatgataataaagtattttcaggaaaaaaaagaactgcATCAGCCAGgaaaaaacactgcattttattgttaatgagaaaaacaaaaaaaaacaaataaaatgacattttctaCCTTTACCACCAGAAGCGTTTCCCATCCCTGTAAACAAAGCCTGACAAAGTGAGGATGGTCTCCAAACATTTGGTAATACAGTGTAAATACATGAACAGAACCACCATCAAATCCATCACATTGAAGATATTTATCTAATCGTGCCAAAAACGGCATGAAAAGCAGTGATGTTCACCATTTAAGTGTAACCAGAGGTACTGTCACATACTGttacataaataaacataaaaactgCTCAATGTTATCCACAATAAATGTTATATTACAATTCTATAAATCTTAATacataatataattaatatataaGGGGGTGTAATTTTATTAATGATATAAATTAGATATATTATATGAAAAATACATTCGATTGTACTATACTTAGTGGAAAtggatttgatttaaaaatcacttttttgacAACAAAAGTAGTGTCAATAATAAATACGAGGGATGAGAATATGAgaaaaccaaaacacagaaataaattattatacaaattattagtcccattgcatttatgggtaTAAATGTGTACTGACCACATGTAAAATTAAGACATTGAAGAATTAATATTCATttatacatttacaaaaataaataaattaaaaacctgaaaatatttatttagcactgagatttcaaaaatgcacaatgtaaaataaaacaaaataaaatgtttaacttgacccacacatacatttaataataatgacgttactgtaattgacttaTTTTACAGTAAGTGGTGGTCAGCAGTTTATGAAGCACATTGAACACTTCTAGACTTTTGCTCTCGTCTTTACAACATCCTATTTTGGTCGGATTGTTGCGATGAAAAGTGTTTCTGCTGTAAACCAAACACGCCgttttgggccatttttggcTGAAAATTTTCAGTTGCTGAATtttcattttatcattaataaatacataataacatGGTTATATAACTGACTATATAGACAAGTCACTGCTTTTAATACCAGTTTTTGCAATATAAAATCAACATAAATATTACActaatatgtaaataaaaattagaATCACTCTGTTTTCTGGTTTTTCATCGACTGCCATTCTGAAAGTCTTGCATATTATTGTTAAACGTATAAAATGCTTCTTTAATGTGATCGCTGTGATAGTGGTCCTGTTTATTTACACGTACAGAAGCTGGTTACTGTGTGTGGGTATGAGCCGAGGTCATGTTTATTCTCCTGCTTATATGTCTACGATAAGTGCAGCTCTATAATCTTTGCTCCCATCCTCTAGTATctaataattatataaaaaaagttcactTCAAGTAATCTGAGGGAGAATTTGTCCACAAACTACAtaaaaagcgtaaaaacttcAACTCTACTGaagaaaagataaagaaaatacaagaaattaACGCATACAAcgcttaaaggcagggtaggtaattttcaaaagctagcatgattttgaatgtagcacCATCCGAGGGCTCCGCCTTCACCCCCCCACCTTGTGCTCCTtctaaagccacgcccctcactcacatgcacaagTGCCGTGCTCCAATagcagacctcagctcatcgcttgtattgtgtagaaactatgTTGTCTCATTCAgtagtaagtaaacactaaactttatcattatatatgttaaaaaacgtgaacaAAAACGGTGACACACTTTGTGTGTGGGCTCATACACGCGAGGGGTCGAgtacgagcagggagacgtgattggttaatgaaaaacaaaccgtcttttttcattggttgaagttTTTACAggcttacagctgctacagatgacagatttctgtcaggacataaagaaattttcaaccaaaaacttgaaCAGTGTATGTGGAGAAAATTACGTACCCTACCTTTAATCGTTGAACAGTGCTCTGAAAAAATTGTCACTACATGTTTAAATGGAAAGAGTTTTGCCAGAAATGAGAAAATCATCAAGAGGAATTAACAACCAGCAGTTTCTGCATGTACGTGTTGAGCCACTTCTGTCGCTCCATGGATGTGAGGAGTTTACTTTTCTCTCTGAAGGCGGCGTCATCAGCGACCACCATGTTCCTCTTCACCATCCCAGCGCCGTGCGTGGACCACGCTGCGTCCACGCTGCACCAAAGGAGACAAGTCACAGGATTCTTCATCAGTTCAAACATGCAgaaaattttaattcaaataattttttagCATTGCCAACAGTACTTACTGTACTGTGTCATATATCAgaaactggtggcccgggggccacatgtggccattGGTCTTATTGTGTGCGACCCCAATGTAAACGCATAAACTATAgtggtgggacgatacactgacTTTACGATACAATAACCCATAATTGGGTCAGGATAACGATTCGATGAGAATATTATGGAATGAGAAAATAGACCCAAAGAACTGCAGTAGGTTctttcatttgatttgattatttgatttgaaatacacaaaaaaactaaaaaaatgtataaaacgacaacaaaataacacaaaaataacatgaaaatatattaaattacaacaaaatacacttcTGGCTGTTTTGGTGTGGGGTGGCGCTGCCTGGCTGGGAGTGCTTGAGTTCGCCTGCTTATCAGTCCGTGGCTGgcagggtggccctgcttgggcggttgaTGGCATCCTCTCTCGTCAGGGGTGCCCTGTGGAGGGTGTTGTATCGTGGTGGcatgctggccctggtgtgggggGCGGGCTTCTCTCCTGATCGGCCACTCCCTGCTGCGGTGGGGTGGGCCGTTCGGGGCCGACGTGcagcgggggtcgccccctggaccgctgggggatgtggctggtgcccgCTGCtcctgggggtggggggtgctccgTTGGGTGCCGCAGAGtaggtctccggctgtgctgcttGGCCCGTCCCTGGGGCCCTTGATGCCGCATGCTTGTCTGAACCATCTACCCTCTCTGGTGGCCCGCCATGTAGACGGGCCGGGCTCACACCaaacaggcctcctacatggacatgtcacctcactcccagctcgtctggctcactcacttggtgcaccacacacccatacccaaccgtTGGGGGgctggagggggccgccgcttgtgctactaagtagtagCGTAGGGGTGGCACTCCCACCTCAGGTTGCCCTACCAATTCCTCCAATTTTGATCACATCTCAACACACCACTCCCCTGGAGAGTACAACCACCACCTCCGTCCTGTGGATCTATTGCACCACGTACACATATGTACACAAAAGTTTCATCCCCTTTCTTTTAGTTGTACCTCATACATTCAAATGCCTCTCCATTGGGATATCAAGAGATACCaaaacagggtggtgggtaggtTCACACATTTGGGTCAGTCGTGAGGGGGCCCGGCCCCTTTGTTGATCGCCGTGTAAagtacaaatacatcaggatggtgtgggtgggtgtggcAAGgtggtgggtctctggggggcaTGGGgtggtgttgctgggggctctctttgcaATAACaagcattgctgtcttaaaaagattgcacttacTGTCGTGTTGACccttgacagcatgtgcagacaaagaattAAAAACGACCTtaccacggcggtcgccgagggtAAAAACCAGAACATGAGAGGAGTTTGTTAAAGCAGTGGAGAATGACTTCCCTACGTCTTCAGAAAGGTTCTGGATGAGCACCAatgtctcaggagggggaaacAGTGCACTGTCAACACTGTGTATGGTGGGGATGGTGCACTGCTGACCTcaactcgagacgttgtggatcggtggaaGGAATTCTTTGAAGACCTTTTCAAGCACAACCTGTCTACTTGAGTTTTGTGGACTTGGAGAAGGCATTTGACAACGTACCTTGGGGATTCCAGTGGGGGGTTTGAGAGTTAGCGGTATCGAACCCACTGATACGGTCACTGTACAAAAGCAGTCAGAGCTTGGTCTGCATACTGGTTTCCAGTGAGGGTTAGACTCCACCAGGGCGAACCCTTTATCAccaattctgttcataacttttatagacagaatttctaggtgcatCCAGGGCATTGAGGGGATCCAGTTTGGTGGCCTCAGGATTGGGTcagtgctttttgcagatgatgtggtgcTGTTGGCCATGATGAGAATGAGCACCTCTAAAtctgagtccatggttctcgacctgaaaaaggttgaatGCCTTCTCTAGGTTGGGGATGAGAACCTCCCCCAACTAGAGGAATTGAAGTAActtggggtcttgttcacgaatGAGGGACGAATGGAGTGAGAGACTCTGACAGACTCTGCACCAGTCTGCACCACACCGTCCAAGTGAAGATGAAGCTGAGTTGAAAGACGAAGCTCTTGAtttacgttcctaccctcacctatggttatgaactttgggtcatgaccgaaagaacaagatctcGGGTACAAGCAGcagaaatgagtttcctccgctGGATGGCTGGGTTCTCCCTTAAAGATGGaggggctcagagtagagccaCTGCTCCTctgcattgagaagagccagatgaagTGGCTCAGGCATCTAACTAGGATGCCCCCTGGACGCCTCCCtggtgaggcgttcagggcacgtccctctgGAAGGAGACCCCGAGGAAGACCTTGGACTATGTCTCTCTGCTGGTCTGGGAACGCCTTGGGATCCCCTGGGAAGAGCTGGATGAAGTGGCCAGAGAGAGCGCAGAAGATGAATGGAAAGAGGGTTGTGAATGATGACATTACCTGGTGTCGGCTCTGTCTGGTGAAAAGAACCATGAATCCCTCGTCAGCCGTGCTTTGCTGCCAGCAGTGGTTCGGAGGGCCGGAGCTGACATCTGGATGCTCCAATCCTGTAAAGAGATAGAGGGGAAGAGGATGCTCCACTCCACTCGTTGATGATCATCAAAGTCATCTGGGCTTCTGCAAACGGACAAGAAAAAACCTTCACTAACAActaaacaagaaagaaaatacattaactTACAAGGAAAAAACCCTTAACAAGGAAAAAAGCCTCAActtataaaggaaaaaaaaaaaacaactatgaagggaaaaaaaactctttttttcattttttctactgaaaacaaatgtattcggtatgaagtagtgctattgattgatcctggtcaagctcaatattttagtcaaaatatttaaatttgtcgtatttagttgtaaaatgttttattttttgctattggctgagaaatAGACGTCATTGGACCATCTTCCATTACAAACAAGCCCTGTTAGCCCTATTTTCTCACAATTAATGACTTAAAATtcatgttgttttgtaaatgcAGTATCCTCATTTCACAAACAGGCGCTGCTCTCGTGGACACTGATTTTCAAACATAACTTTTCTCCACATAAAAGTTGTATTTGGGAgaaccaatatattgtattCAAAAACAAGTCTATATACTTTGACAACTGGTGTAGAAAAGGAATCTTACTTATTAGTCAGCTTTTTAATGATATTGGAATTCTTTTTGGAAAGTTTTTGATGCCATTCCATCCGGAATACGTACAGTATGTTGTGTAAATGTTCAGATTTCATAGCTCCTGTGTCCCCCAGGATCTAACTAAAACATACATTGGTACAATCTGTTTTTCTGCCTTGTACCTGACATTTAATGGGGATATACATGGGTACTTGCACAATAATATTTTCTTACAAATAAAGTGAAAGAAATCTCATATTAAATATTACACAGATTCAGTCCTGTTAAAAAATGTCTTAGTGAACTTTAAAAAAGCAGCTGCACATTTTGTAAGGTGTTCCCTGAAACCATGGCTCACTTATTTTGGTCTTGTTCTGCCACCAAGCTGCTCTGGAAAGATATTAACAATATTATCTTGTCTCATGTCAATCCTTCCTTCAcactttattataaataaatgatctgtGGTTTTCAAGCTGATAAAATATCTCAGAAGAGACCTTTTATCATTAACCTTCATATTCATaaggcaaaatacacaaactcaaaacctagctttgtaacatttagaaaaatatttttttctaaaaaaatatttttagcaaaaatatTTTGCTACTATAGCATAAAAAGCTGTGAAAACACTAACGATTTGTAATAGTTTCAATCTTCTTTGAATGAAAGCTGGGGGCGGGCCCCACATTCGGTCCTACCAATCCCCACTGTtgccagcagagggcgctcaGATGTCTTacttttttgttcttcttttattttttttaaactaaaacagtATGTGGCCCCTGtagaggaaataaaataaacatgaaacttGACAAATCTGTGCTCTGTACAGTTTTCCAGCACTGTTTGCATTTtttgctaaccctaaccctaaccctgctaATGTGCATGATGTCATGTTTATgtttgtattaataatacatttttaaaaagccctattagccccgcccctccaacacacacatacacactcacacacacaccccagagGCAGCCGAGGCTGAGGAAAGCCTGATGTcaccaaggtcatacccagaatGCAAAGCAACCGATAGGACAGTTGGGGGACAGCAGTCATTTCAGACATCCTAGGAGAACGTAAGAACATTAGAacgttagaacattagaacaaagATCCTCATTGTTTAATCAATAAAGAGTCTCATCTGTGAGCATTGCACTATTATTATcactaaatataaatattttccaGGTTTGACTCCTATTAATCTGTCTAtggaggattttttttcttctaaaaaaaacaaacaaaaaaaaacagtcattgttgAAGTTGAATCTTCTTCAGTTACAGTTAATCCAGCTCTTCTTTGGTCGGCTGTGGGTGGAGGTggtttttatttacatcattAAGCTTCTTCCCAGTGTCCAACACCAGCACTGGAGTTGGAATGAATGAGAACAAATGTTGAGTTCTTTAAAGTctctttaatatttaataaaactaAACTTAAAGATGAATGTAACAGTTCATCAgttgtgaaataaaatgataaataccTTGTGATCCAAATTAAACGTACAAACATAAACACCTCCCCTCATCTCTTCTGCCTGTGCACAGAAAGTCAAAACCTTGATTTCCCTAAATTCTGAAGTCAAATCTTTTACGCCTTTTTAAAATCGTCCCTTTTTAAACCAACATTGTTGCTGTTTTTAGTGTGTTCAGAGGCCTGGGATCAGAGTTGTCTCACCTGTCTGTAAATCTGTAAAAAGCTGAAGGCAGCTCAGGGATTGGTGGAGTTGGATCAGATAATTTtccaaaaagagaagaaaatggttCCCAGAAGGTTCTTTGTCTCCCGTGTCGTCTGCTTTGAGAGATGATATAGTTTGTCTGGTGTTGTTGTGTTTCCGCAGGAATGAGTGTTGGTCTACACACCATCAGTGTcttatatacatatgtatgtgtttgaagggcCCACCCCCTCCTGACCCCCTCACCCTCACTTATACTCGAGTGTATCCACCCCTCAGCAGATCAATCCACCGTCAGGTTCTTCTGCAGGAGGCCAATCCTGGTGGAAGTCATAGTTTGCTTGttagtgttgtttttcaaacacTCAGGGTTGGCGTCTCAGAGCTCGGCTTCGTCGCACTGAAAATCATTAGGAAGCTGCTGTGGATACGCAGACCCTGGGGGAGGGTTGGCTTCTTCATCATCTAAAAACTGACCAAACACTACTGACACGTGGTTCTGTTTGCTGCTGATGGGAAACGACTGGAGTCAATCGATAATTCACTGATTGTCTTTCGTCCTGATGGCCTTCTGTTGAGGGTGTAATAGTTAAAGGTTGTGGATTTCTCTTTGTTTGAGTATTTAAGCACTCTTCAGAGTCATTGCACACAGCTGTGAGTGAATGAGCATCATCTGGACAAGAGTCGTTAACCCCTATAGGACACTATCGCTATAATTAGTAACACCATCACTACCGCCGGGTGATTTTTACCCAATATCATACACCCAATAAAAAGTCATTATCATCAAAATATACACAGTACAAATGACAATACAATATGTGTTCTTTTATTCTCAACTATGCCTGGCCCATGTGTACgatgtacattttaggacatcctcaggtctcagagtgaggtgtCAGTCATCTGGAAAACCTCTTTCATTGGtcagaccaaacggactcatgactcagcaaaacctccgtcaaatgAAATGGCCTCAGGCTTTAAAATGTAAGTTGTCAGAtgtaaaacacaacattcatttttattttgaagaaaccagaAATACATGCGTCATCATCAATATGAGCTGCTTCTAATACAAGAGtaaagttgaaagctgttattttctatttattcttAAAGGTTAAAGTCAAattcaaccattttcttctaaacacattaaatatgttaaaaatgtattccttaaaacatgtacaaatccattcaaccatttataatgtaattgtggagctaggcttcacaaaatgtgtttcaaaTTTCCGTTACGTAACAGAGCTATCACTAGCACACCAAACTCAATTCAACCCctagccgaaaacaaaccacatatttgcATCCGCTGGTGACACTTTTTTTGCAccgtgattgtgtgtttttgcctcTAGTGGGCGCAGTTCTAACTCTACACGggagagatgcacatattcagaGCAGACCTTTCCAATGACGCCTTGCTTGGCCCGATCTgtggaaaaccaatgggagaagcactATTGACGCTGGAGCTGCTTTcccactgctctctcccatagggtGAGGGTTAATACACGGACAAGTTTAACACTACTGTGTTGATAAACACATCTATGTATgctattttttgttaattagtGCTTACATAAAACATCTATGTATgctttctagtgcaatatataCCCACACTTCTGCATGTGCATCTGTGTTATGGGCATTATGCAATATTATAGCCAACATAGCACTTAATAATCAGGAAAATAGGATCATGTG carries:
- the LOC114456273 gene encoding tuberoinfundibular peptide of 39 residues-like, with product MSEMTAVPQLSYRLLCILGMTLVTSGFPQPRLPLGSPDDFDDHQRVEWSILFPSISLQDWSIQMSAPALRTTAGSKARLTRDSWFFSPDRADTSVDAAWSTHGAGMVKRNMVVADDAAFREKSKLLTSMERQKWLNTYMQKLLVVNSS